From Burkholderia pseudomultivorans, the proteins below share one genomic window:
- a CDS encoding hybrid sensor histidine kinase/response regulator, with protein sequence MSGDDDLSHLSLLELYREETRTQTQALSERLLALESGEPDSVALEACMRAAHSLKGAARIVGVPLGVDIAGRMEECFVAAQAGTIALTAAHVDVLLAGVDLLVRVADPQAQPVSPGEIDAFAAALKGADGAQTMQLPAAVPPSPQPPPVVPYREHESAANESVGAGAPMPPLAVSGALPDPVQAGRAAGAGAMRRVRADTLNRLLSLSGESLVESRWLKPFAESMLRVKRAQRDAARALDLVCEQFTDDLDAGVLASMNEVRHMLNDLQRSFAERMDEFDRFERRSTHIAEQLYDEALQCRMRPFGDATRAYPRIVRDLARSLGKQVRFSIVGEGTQVDRDILDLLDAPLGHLLRNAIDHGVDSPDARRARGKPVEASVTLEARHSAGSLLVSVIDDGPGVDMDALRAAVVRQRLTDDETAARLSDPELLEFLLLPGFSMRDAVTDVSGRGVGLDAVQEMVRGVRGAVRIFNEPGAGMRFVLQLPLTLSVIRSLLVEVGGEPYAFPLAHVRRTLELALDDIDVLEGQPHFPFDGRRAGLVAAHQLLDAGEPDAARASTAVVVVGGEPELYGVAVDRFLGERMLVVQPLDSRLHKIQNIAAGALLENGDPVLIVDVEDLIRSVDKLVRGGQLAKLTHNPQLALADRRRRVLVVDDSLTVRELERKLLEKRGYDVTVAVDGMDGWNAVRSEAFDLVVTDVDMPRMDGIELVTLIKNDPMLQRVPVMIVSYKDRDEDRRRGLDAGADYYLAKSSFHDEALLDAVHDLIGDARG encoded by the coding sequence ATGAGCGGCGATGACGACCTGAGCCACCTGTCGCTGCTCGAACTGTATCGCGAGGAAACGCGCACGCAGACGCAGGCGCTGTCCGAGCGCCTGCTCGCGCTCGAATCGGGCGAACCCGATTCCGTCGCGCTGGAAGCCTGCATGCGCGCCGCGCATTCGCTGAAGGGCGCCGCGCGCATCGTCGGCGTGCCGCTCGGCGTCGATATCGCCGGGCGCATGGAGGAGTGCTTCGTCGCCGCGCAGGCCGGCACGATCGCGCTGACGGCCGCGCACGTCGACGTGCTGCTGGCCGGCGTCGACCTGCTGGTGCGGGTGGCCGATCCGCAGGCGCAGCCCGTGTCGCCGGGCGAGATCGACGCGTTCGCGGCCGCGCTGAAGGGGGCGGACGGCGCGCAGACGATGCAGCTGCCGGCGGCCGTGCCGCCGTCGCCGCAGCCGCCGCCCGTCGTGCCGTACCGCGAGCACGAGAGCGCCGCGAACGAGTCCGTCGGCGCCGGCGCGCCGATGCCGCCGCTGGCCGTGTCGGGCGCGCTGCCCGATCCGGTCCAGGCCGGCCGTGCGGCCGGTGCGGGCGCGATGCGCCGCGTGCGTGCGGATACGCTGAACCGGCTGCTGAGCCTGTCCGGCGAATCGCTGGTCGAATCGCGCTGGCTCAAGCCGTTCGCCGAATCGATGCTGCGCGTGAAGCGCGCGCAGCGCGACGCCGCGCGCGCGCTGGACCTGGTCTGCGAGCAGTTCACCGACGATCTCGACGCGGGCGTGCTCGCGTCGATGAACGAAGTGCGGCACATGCTGAACGACCTGCAGCGCTCGTTCGCCGAGCGGATGGACGAGTTCGACCGCTTCGAGCGGCGCAGCACGCATATCGCCGAGCAACTGTACGACGAGGCGCTGCAATGCCGGATGCGGCCGTTCGGCGATGCGACGCGCGCGTATCCGCGCATCGTGCGCGACCTCGCGCGCTCGCTCGGCAAGCAGGTGCGCTTCTCGATCGTCGGCGAGGGCACGCAGGTCGACCGCGACATCCTCGACCTGCTCGACGCGCCGCTCGGCCATCTGCTGCGCAACGCGATCGATCACGGCGTCGATTCGCCCGACGCGCGGCGCGCGCGCGGCAAGCCGGTCGAGGCGAGCGTCACGCTGGAAGCGCGTCACAGCGCGGGCTCGCTGCTGGTCAGCGTGATCGACGACGGCCCGGGCGTCGACATGGACGCGCTGCGCGCGGCCGTCGTGCGCCAGCGGCTGACCGACGACGAGACGGCCGCGCGGCTGTCCGATCCGGAACTGCTCGAATTCCTGCTGCTGCCGGGCTTCTCGATGCGCGACGCGGTCACCGACGTGTCGGGCCGCGGCGTCGGCCTCGACGCCGTACAGGAGATGGTGCGCGGCGTGCGCGGCGCGGTGCGGATCTTCAACGAGCCGGGCGCGGGGATGCGCTTCGTGCTGCAGCTGCCGCTCACGCTGTCGGTGATCCGCAGCCTGCTGGTCGAGGTCGGCGGCGAGCCGTATGCGTTTCCGCTCGCGCACGTGCGTCGCACGCTCGAACTCGCGCTCGACGACATCGACGTGCTCGAAGGGCAGCCGCATTTTCCGTTCGACGGCCGGCGTGCGGGCCTCGTCGCCGCGCACCAGCTGCTCGACGCGGGCGAGCCCGATGCGGCGCGCGCGAGCACGGCGGTCGTGGTGGTCGGCGGCGAGCCCGAGCTGTACGGCGTCGCGGTCGACCGGTTCCTCGGCGAACGGATGCTGGTCGTGCAGCCGCTCGACAGCCGCCTGCACAAGATCCAGAACATCGCGGCCGGCGCGCTGCTCGAAAACGGCGATCCGGTGCTGATCGTCGACGTCGAGGACCTGATCCGCTCGGTCGACAAGCTGGTGCGCGGCGGCCAGCTCGCGAAGCTGACGCACAACCCGCAGCTCGCGCTGGCCGACCGCCGCCGCCGCGTGCTGGTCGTCGACGATTCGCTGACGGTGCGCGAACTCGAGCGCAAGCTGCTGGAAAAGCGCGGCTACGACGTGACCGTCGCGGTCGACGGGATGGACGGCTGGAACGCGGTGCGCAGCGAGGCGTTCGACCTCGTCGTCACCGACGTCGACATGCCGCGCATGGACGGCATCGAGCTCGTCACGCTGATCAAGAACGATCCGATGCTGCAGCGCGTGCCGGTGATGATCGTGTCGTACAAGGACCGCGACGAGGATCGCCGCCGCGGGCTCGACGCCGGCGCCGACTACTACCTCGCGAAGAGCAGCTTCCACGACGAGGCGCTGCTCGACGCGGTGCACGACCTGATCGGAGACGCGCGCGGATGA
- a CDS encoding chemotaxis protein CheW has translation MNRDAVAPDDTTIDVDDCWNRIGTRGDRSCERLDDCLRCLNCPVYADHAARLLERPLDAAEMAEAARRMSGFDTAHAHAADGEARHAALAFRVADEWLALPIGVLREIAGTRPIHSLPHRRHSAVRGVVNIRGTLRIAISIGALLGLDAGGNGGRVDGGASGRDDGRFTRLLVAAHHGEPVVFPVDEVEGVLRFGASDWVPVPATVGRASAGLSRGVLSWRGKSVGLLDDDRLFDAVTRSMR, from the coding sequence ATGAACCGCGACGCCGTTGCGCCTGACGATACTACGATCGACGTCGACGATTGCTGGAACCGCATCGGCACGCGCGGCGACCGTTCGTGCGAGCGGCTGGACGATTGCCTGCGCTGCCTGAATTGCCCGGTCTATGCGGATCACGCGGCCAGGCTGCTCGAACGGCCGCTCGACGCCGCCGAGATGGCCGAAGCCGCGCGCCGCATGAGCGGCTTCGACACGGCGCATGCGCACGCGGCCGACGGCGAGGCGCGCCATGCGGCGCTGGCGTTTCGCGTCGCCGACGAATGGCTCGCGCTGCCGATTGGCGTGCTGCGCGAGATCGCCGGCACGCGCCCCATTCACTCGCTGCCGCATCGCCGTCATTCGGCCGTGCGCGGCGTGGTCAATATTCGCGGCACGCTGCGCATCGCGATCTCGATCGGCGCGCTGCTCGGCCTCGACGCCGGCGGTAACGGCGGCAGAGTTGACGGCGGCGCGAGCGGCCGCGACGACGGTCGTTTCACGCGGCTGCTGGTCGCCGCGCATCACGGCGAGCCGGTCGTGTTCCCGGTCGACGAAGTCGAGGGCGTGCTGCGCTTCGGCGCCTCCGACTGGGTGCCGGTGCCCGCGACGGTCGGGCGCGCGAGCGCGGGCCTGTCGCGCGGCGTGCTGTCGTGGCGCGGCAAGTCGGTGGGCCTGCTGGACGACGACCGCCTGTTCGACGCGGTGACACGGAGCATGCGATGA
- a CDS encoding CheR family methyltransferase, whose protein sequence is MNDFDSRFRGWLLRETGIDPDSLGNDFLIRAVTERVHAVQAADGERLPSTARAPVTPEALDAYWQRLNGCADERRALIELFVVPETWFFRDREAFATVGRLAVERVAAAPGRVIRVLSAPCSTGEEPYSVAMALLDAGLDPSAFSIDAIDLSARAIEHARVGSYGRNAFRGTTMEFRARYFAATPDGWLLDERVRACVQFRHANLMEPLADTGIRYDFVFCRNVLIYFDRDAQDRVIRSLDDCLADDGMLFVGPAETGVAMRHGMRSARIPLAFAFHRERAGAAVDGCATRRAAPMPAAAAAPHRRADRFTVAPVAAVHTARAVASPPAWLDDTPSPLPASPALRTAFDPAPAVVLPANPAAPVADVVAPTLEEAQALANAGAFDEAERVLAQFSARVGPHADAFYLNGLIADARGRAAEASDFYRKALYLRPTHHEALTHLATLLDVGGDRAGAQWLLERARRSAG, encoded by the coding sequence ATGAACGACTTCGATTCGCGTTTTCGCGGCTGGCTGCTGCGCGAGACCGGCATCGACCCCGATTCGCTCGGCAACGATTTCCTGATTCGCGCGGTGACCGAGCGCGTGCACGCGGTGCAGGCCGCGGACGGCGAACGCCTGCCGTCGACGGCGCGCGCGCCGGTGACGCCGGAAGCGCTCGACGCGTACTGGCAGCGGTTGAACGGATGTGCGGACGAGCGGCGCGCGCTGATCGAGCTGTTCGTCGTGCCGGAAACCTGGTTTTTCCGCGACCGCGAAGCGTTCGCGACGGTCGGCCGGCTCGCGGTCGAGCGCGTCGCGGCGGCGCCCGGACGCGTGATTCGCGTGCTGAGCGCGCCGTGCTCGACCGGCGAGGAACCGTATTCGGTCGCGATGGCGCTGCTCGACGCGGGGCTCGACCCGTCCGCGTTCTCGATCGACGCGATCGACCTGAGCGCGCGCGCGATCGAGCACGCGCGCGTCGGCAGTTACGGGCGCAATGCGTTTCGCGGCACCACGATGGAGTTTCGCGCGCGCTATTTCGCGGCCACGCCGGACGGCTGGCTGCTCGACGAGCGCGTGCGCGCATGCGTGCAGTTCCGCCATGCGAACCTGATGGAGCCGCTGGCGGACACCGGCATCCGCTACGACTTCGTGTTCTGCCGCAACGTGCTGATCTATTTCGACCGCGACGCGCAGGATCGCGTGATCCGCTCGCTCGACGACTGTCTCGCCGACGACGGCATGCTGTTCGTCGGCCCGGCGGAAACCGGCGTCGCGATGCGGCACGGGATGCGTTCGGCGCGGATTCCGCTCGCGTTCGCGTTTCATCGCGAACGCGCCGGCGCGGCCGTCGACGGTTGCGCGACGCGACGCGCGGCGCCGATGCCCGCGGCGGCGGCTGCGCCGCACCGGCGCGCGGACCGCTTCACGGTCGCGCCGGTCGCCGCCGTGCACACGGCGCGGGCCGTGGCGTCGCCGCCGGCCTGGCTCGACGACACGCCGTCGCCGCTGCCCGCGTCGCCTGCACTGCGAACGGCCTTCGACCCGGCGCCGGCCGTAGTGCTGCCGGCGAATCCGGCGGCGCCGGTCGCCGACGTCGTCGCGCCGACGCTCGAGGAAGCGCAGGCGCTCGCGAACGCGGGCGCATTCGACGAAGCCGAGCGCGTGCTCGCGCAGTTCTCGGCGCGCGTCGGGCCGCATGCCGACGCGTTCTACCTGAACGGACTGATCGCGGACGCGCGCGGGCGCGCCGCGGAAGCGAGCGATTTCTATCGCAAGGCGCTGTATCTGCGGCCCACGCACCACGAGGCGCTCACGCATCTTGCGACGCTGCTCGACGTCGGCGGCGATCGCGCCGGCGCACAATGGCTGCTCGAGCGTGCGCGGCGCTCGGCGGGATAA
- a CDS encoding chemotaxis protein CheW, producing the protein MMRAESQNGAQALFLMFELDGERYALDAAGIDAVLPLAATKAVPGAPDWIAGLLMHGGQPVPVIDVPMLALGRRAHALRSTRLVMVRYRSGPTAAEHLIGLIVERATQTMRIDRAAFRASGVSTLRTRWLGQVANTPDGIVQQVSVADLLDDVARLHLFDSVADHEGGAA; encoded by the coding sequence GTGATGCGCGCCGAGTCGCAGAACGGCGCGCAGGCGCTGTTCCTGATGTTCGAGCTCGACGGCGAGCGGTATGCGCTCGATGCCGCCGGCATCGACGCGGTGCTGCCGCTCGCGGCCACCAAGGCCGTGCCCGGCGCGCCCGACTGGATCGCCGGGCTGCTGATGCACGGCGGCCAGCCGGTGCCGGTGATCGACGTGCCGATGCTGGCGCTCGGGCGGCGCGCGCATGCGCTGCGCTCGACCCGGCTGGTGATGGTGCGGTATCGCTCCGGCCCGACCGCGGCCGAGCACCTGATCGGGCTGATCGTCGAGCGCGCGACGCAGACGATGCGGATCGATCGCGCGGCGTTCCGCGCGAGCGGCGTGTCGACGCTGCGCACGCGCTGGCTCGGTCAGGTCGCCAATACGCCCGACGGCATCGTGCAGCAGGTGTCGGTCGCCGACCTGCTCGACGACGTCGCGCGCCTGCATCTGTTCGACAGCGTGGCCGACCACGAAGGGGGAGCCGCATGA
- a CDS encoding methyl-accepting chemotaxis protein → MATVTPRANNESLPPTIGAVRLTLGNRILLSFGVLFVLMLVTAGVSYERLRAINSEAVSIERDSLPGVYLAASLRGTVNETFMALQQATFVDTEPDAVQRDFARIAALTKDIDGLTADYQATTFRDDDRNRFATFRASYDRYLPLLNDAMQKGRASHDEAVAAYARALPVWTEVVRNANTLVQENRKFADQSAKLIRNSVQDTEVVLAVALAIVLLSALGLGYGLFRSITRPMARLVEVHDVMRTGNLTRRLDLRRRDEFGTLETGFNRMADELTELVSRAQQSSLQVTTSVAEIAATSREQQATANETAATTTEIGATSREIFATSRDLLRTMNEVAGVAEQSATLAGVSQSGLTRMGETMRSVMDAAGSVNAKLAILNEKALNINQVVATITKVADQTNLLSLNAAIEAEKAGEYGRGFAVVATEIRRLADQTAVATYDIEQTVKEIQSAVSAGVMGMDKFSEEVRRGMLDVQQVGGQLSQIIAEVQTLAPRFQMVNEGMQTQANGAEQITQALSQLSEAAQQTAESLRQSSQAIDDLTLVANQLRTSVSRFKVDA, encoded by the coding sequence ATGGCCACCGTGACGCCCCGCGCGAACAATGAAAGCCTGCCTCCGACGATCGGCGCCGTCCGGCTGACGCTCGGCAATCGCATCCTGCTCAGCTTCGGCGTGCTGTTCGTGCTGATGCTGGTGACCGCCGGCGTGTCGTACGAGCGGCTGCGCGCGATCAACAGCGAGGCCGTCAGCATCGAGCGCGACTCGCTGCCCGGCGTCTATCTCGCGGCGTCGCTGCGCGGCACCGTCAACGAAACCTTCATGGCGCTGCAGCAGGCGACCTTCGTCGACACGGAGCCCGACGCGGTCCAGCGCGATTTCGCGCGGATCGCCGCGCTGACGAAGGACATCGACGGGCTGACGGCCGACTATCAGGCGACGACGTTCCGCGACGACGATCGCAACCGCTTCGCGACCTTCCGCGCGTCGTACGACCGCTACCTGCCGCTGCTGAACGACGCGATGCAGAAGGGCCGTGCGTCGCACGACGAGGCCGTCGCCGCTTACGCGAGGGCGCTGCCCGTGTGGACCGAGGTCGTGCGCAACGCGAACACGCTGGTGCAGGAGAACCGCAAGTTCGCCGACCAGTCCGCGAAGCTGATCCGCAATTCGGTGCAGGACACCGAGGTGGTGCTCGCGGTTGCGCTGGCGATCGTGCTGCTGTCCGCGCTCGGGCTCGGCTACGGGCTGTTCCGGTCGATCACGCGGCCGATGGCGCGGCTCGTCGAGGTGCACGACGTGATGCGCACCGGCAACCTGACGCGCCGTCTCGACCTGCGGCGCCGCGACGAATTCGGCACGCTCGAGACGGGCTTCAACCGGATGGCCGACGAGCTGACCGAGCTGGTCTCGCGCGCACAGCAGTCGTCGCTGCAGGTGACGACGTCGGTGGCCGAGATCGCCGCGACGTCGCGCGAACAGCAGGCGACCGCGAACGAGACCGCGGCGACCACGACCGAGATCGGCGCGACCTCGCGCGAGATCTTCGCGACCTCGCGCGACCTGCTGCGCACGATGAACGAGGTGGCCGGCGTGGCCGAGCAGTCGGCGACGCTCGCGGGCGTGAGCCAGAGCGGGCTCACGCGGATGGGCGAGACGATGCGCAGCGTGATGGATGCGGCCGGCTCGGTGAACGCGAAGCTCGCGATCCTCAACGAGAAGGCGCTGAACATCAACCAGGTCGTCGCGACCATCACCAAGGTGGCCGACCAGACCAACCTGCTGTCGCTGAACGCGGCGATCGAGGCCGAGAAGGCCGGCGAATACGGCCGCGGCTTCGCGGTCGTCGCGACCGAGATCCGCCGCCTCGCCGACCAGACGGCGGTGGCGACCTACGACATCGAGCAGACCGTCAAGGAGATCCAGTCGGCCGTGTCGGCCGGCGTGATGGGAATGGACAAGTTCTCCGAGGAAGTGCGGCGCGGGATGCTCGACGTGCAGCAGGTCGGCGGACAGTTGTCGCAGATCATTGCCGAGGTGCAGACGCTCGCGCCGCGCTTCCAGATGGTCAACGAAGGGATGCAGACGCAGGCGAACGGCGCCGAGCAGATCACGCAGGCGCTGTCGCAGCTGTCCGAAGCCGCGCAGCAGACGGCCGAGTCGCTGCGGCAGTCGTCGCAGGCGATCGACGACCTGACGCTCGTCGCGAACCAGTTGCGCACCAGCGTGTCGCGCTTCAAGGTCGACGCGTGA
- a CDS encoding hybrid sensor histidine kinase/response regulator: protein MKESIGDWAFETVFMKESIGENASDCLESGLSVLLVDDQPFVGEVIRRALRSEHDIDLHVCTDAHRAMAVARDVKPTVILQDLVMPDIDGLDLVRAWRADAETARVPIIVLSAKEEPIVKREAFIAGANDYLVKLPDAMELAARIRYHSNSYLMSRQRDEALDFLSHDMRSPQTSILALLDVYRAEHGDMPAIMERIAGHARRALALADGFIHLTRAQSERRAHEVVSLNEIVLDAVDQLWEKAAGFGSRVVAHVPDAECVTMGDRMMLTRAVANLIDNGLKYGPSGADVHCTLSEEDGAWLIGVEDAGPGIAPEQRTAATESFVRLESAHGAARSGFGLGLAFVRATAARHRGQILMRNSARGFMVALRLPAQAER from the coding sequence ATGAAAGAATCGATTGGAGATTGGGCGTTTGAAACTGTATTTATGAAAGAATCGATCGGTGAAAATGCCTCGGATTGTCTGGAGTCGGGGCTATCGGTCCTGCTCGTCGACGATCAGCCGTTCGTCGGCGAGGTGATCCGGCGTGCGCTGCGCAGCGAACACGACATCGACCTGCACGTGTGCACCGATGCGCACCGTGCGATGGCGGTCGCACGCGACGTGAAGCCGACGGTGATCCTGCAGGATCTCGTGATGCCCGACATCGACGGCCTCGATCTCGTGCGCGCGTGGCGCGCGGACGCCGAAACCGCACGTGTGCCGATCATCGTGCTGTCGGCGAAGGAAGAGCCGATCGTCAAGCGCGAAGCGTTCATCGCCGGCGCGAACGACTATCTCGTCAAGCTGCCCGACGCGATGGAACTGGCCGCGCGCATCCGCTATCACTCGAATTCGTATCTGATGTCGCGGCAGCGCGACGAGGCGCTCGACTTCCTGTCGCACGACATGCGCTCGCCGCAGACGTCGATTCTGGCGCTGCTCGATGTCTACCGGGCCGAGCACGGCGACATGCCGGCGATCATGGAGCGGATCGCGGGCCATGCGCGGCGCGCGCTCGCGCTCGCCGACGGCTTCATCCACCTGACCCGCGCGCAGTCCGAGCGCCGCGCGCACGAGGTCGTGAGTCTCAACGAGATCGTGCTCGACGCCGTCGACCAGCTGTGGGAGAAGGCCGCCGGGTTCGGCAGCCGCGTCGTCGCGCACGTGCCCGACGCAGAATGCGTGACGATGGGCGACCGCATGATGCTGACGCGCGCGGTCGCGAACCTGATCGACAACGGGCTGAAATACGGCCCGAGCGGCGCGGACGTGCACTGCACGCTGAGCGAAGAGGACGGCGCGTGGCTGATCGGCGTCGAGGATGCCGGCCCCGGCATCGCGCCCGAGCAACGCACGGCCGCGACCGAGTCGTTCGTGCGGCTCGAATCCGCGCATGGCGCGGCGCGCAGCGGTTTCGGGCTCGGGCTCGCATTCGTGCGCGCGACCGCGGCGCGGCATCGCGGCCAGATCCTGATGCGCAATTCCGCGCGCGGCTTCATGGTCGCGCTCCGGCTGCCGGCACAGGCGGAACGGTGA